TAACAGTTGTGATTTTCAAGCATTGAAATTGCTGATAACGGATAACTGGGTGACCTGACCTTGTATTTGAAGGCGAGCTGCTCCACATTGCTTATTTGGCCACTGTCACTGTGGTCTAAAATGAAGGGAGGGAAAATCGGTGAACTCTAAAAACCCTTAAGTGGCATGAAACTGCCCGCGTTGGGGTATTGGTTTAAAAACAATCCCTTCTTCAGAGTGTCGTTAAATGTTTACCTGCTCGTCTTCGCCTGTAAGCCATGCTGATGCAGGAGCAGGTAGGAGCGCGCGAGTCTCTTTTAAACGATGATGTCATTATTGCCGTAATTTCTGAGGTGTCGTAAAGGAGGACGTCAATAAACAACTTCAGCGACATGTGGCGCCAGTGTTTTGCAACAGGtgatttttgttctttcttcaCTGCAAATGCGTTTTGTTCACGCTGCCTCTGATATTAATAATTTTCTTAAATAGAATAAAACAAATGTTACTGAATGAGTATCGAAAAGGCTCACGGTGATTGACTGGCGTTATTTCGGGTAAAAGTCAAATTAATACAACTTTATGTAGCGCACTCAACAACAGCTAGAGTTGTAACAAAGCCTTtacatataaaataacaataataaaagaaCAATGCTATAATCACATGTTGTCGTTTTACATAACCGTTTTTGTTAAATCGTGCAAAATAAGAACACAAACAAGTTGTCAGGGAACATTATAAGTTAGAGAAAGGAAAGAACATGGGAACGGCAAGAAACACGCCACGTtttgaaaagtacattttatttcatacatgCACTCTGTCTTTtcgacatatttttatttttggcatgCAATAATTGCGTGAAAATCTAAATGATCTCTTAGGCTTTGGTGAATTAATGAAATTTCAAGTCATTTTAATGGAGAATATTGAcattgaagtcaagtcaaagtccAGTAACAATGGGGGTGTTTTATTTAACGATACATGAACATATAACTCTCGATTTAGCATGACGTTCCTTCGAACAAACGTACTTTTCTTAAATGTAGCCAAATACATTCTATTGGACATTTGCGTCTCCCAAGCAAAACCAATAATTACAGTCCTCTCATATTAATTACACAAAGCTTTTATCAATATAAGTTGCGCGCAAAATGCAAAGGTTGCGCCAGAAAGACCTCCCCACCACCGCTGTCACTCTCCCGCCCTCGCCTTTGCCTAAGATCCGGCTTGGAGGAAAGGGATGAATGTTAATTTCAAAGATGGCGGcggagggaggagggaaggaGATGAACGAAATCAAAACTCAGTTCACCACTCGGGAAGGTGTTTACAAACTCCTCACACACTCCGAATACAGCCGTCCCAACAGAGTGCCTTTTAACTCGCAGGGCTCCAACCCGGTCAAGGTCTCCTTCGTCAACGTCAACGACCAGTCGGGCAACGGCGACAGGATCTGTTTCAATGTGGGCCGTGAACTCTACTTCTACATCTACAAAGGTGTCCGAAAGGTACGTTGCCATGGCAAGCACACTCCCCGGTAGCGCCACTTCGTTTTGCCCAAACCCGGAACCTTCCGTCCGGCTTCTGAGCGCGACTGCGGCGGGTGTGTGACTTTCAAAAGGAGCCACTGGGCTAGTTAGCTTCGGGCTAACTAGTTAGCGGTGTGAGTGTCTTCACAAGCTACTTCGAGGCCATAGGTCGAAATTCCTTCGTCGAACCGGTATTATTAATCGTGTTTTAATGGTACCTCCATGTCAGTTATCCCGGTTTTAAAAGTAGCTGCGTAGAGGTTGCTACTGGCGACGACTGCGTACCACCTGTCGACGCCCCACATTCTAACAG
This sequence is a window from Hippocampus zosterae strain Florida chromosome 14, ASM2543408v3, whole genome shotgun sequence. Protein-coding genes within it:
- the wdr20a gene encoding WD repeat-containing protein 20 isoform X2 gives rise to the protein MLISKMAAEGGGKEMNEIKTQFTTREGVYKLLTHSEYSRPNRVPFNSQGSNPVKVSFVNVNDQSGNGDRICFNVGRELYFYIYKGVRKAADLSKPIDKRIYKGTQPTCHDFNHLTATAESVSLLVGFSAGQVQLIDPIKKETSKLFNEEGLLSSQNQASSPSGTVV